The genome window TCCGGGCCGAGGCCTTCCCGGGGGCCGCGAGGCTCAGGCTGCGGGGAGGCGGCGGGCGCAGGTGCGGGCGAGGGGCCGCGGTCGGCCGGCGTCCGGGCCTCGACCCCCGGGCCGGCCAGGGGTGCGCCGAGCAGCAGGCCGTGCGCCAGGCGGAAATGCTCCAGCAGGTCCCCGCGCACCGGGCCGTTCGGGGGGCAGTAGGGGCAGGCGGCGGCGGGGAGGCCGAGCGCGCCGGGCGGTGGCGCAGCGGGGCACGAGTACTTCTTGTGCGCCAGGTAGGCCTCGAGGCTGTGGAAGCTCACGCGGCAGGCCGTGCACTCGTGGTAGTCGGCCAGCGCTGGTGCCGAGGCTCCGGGGGGCGGGCGCCGCGGCTTCTTGCTTAGGTCGATGGGACCGTCAGCCGCTGGGCCTGGCGAGCGTGCAGGAGCGGTGCCGGGGCCGCTTCCGCTTCCGGGCCGCGGCGACTCGGGCGCGGGGGCGTGGCCAGGCGGCGGGGGGGGCGGGGCGCCGGCCGCGTGCAGCTCGTAGAGCTTGCGGCGTCTGCGCGTGCGCACGGGCGCGACTGGGGCGGGGACCGGGGGCGCGGCCGGCCCGGGGGTTCCCGGGGGCGCGGCCGGGCGGCGCGGCGGCGGGTCGTGGCGCGAGGCGCAGTAGTAGCGCTTGTGCACGCTGTAGGTCTCGTGGCGGCTGAAGCGGATGTTGCAGGCCTCGCACAGCGTGCGGCTGGGGTCGTCCTCCGCGTCGTCCACAGAGCTACCCGGGCTCTGGCTGCCCTCGCTGCCCCGGCCGCCCGCGCCGTCCTCGGGCGTGGCCGCACCCCCGGCCCCGTCCTCGCGCACTCCGGGGCCCGGGGACGAGCGCGGCGCTTCGGGCTCGGCGGGCGGGCCAGGGGGCGCGCGGGCCGGGCCGGGAGGCGCCTTGGGCCTGCGCGCGGCGGGCGCGTCCTCGGGCGCGCGGCGGCCCGAGCAGTAGAGGCGCTTGTGCACGTAGTAGTTGTTGACGTTGCTAAAGGTGATCTCGCACTCGAAGCACGTAGCGCCCTTGGGGGCCCCCGCGAAGAGCCCGGTCTGCGCGCCGCCGGCTCCCGCGCCCGCGCCTTGCTGCAGCCTGCTGTGCACCAGCTCGGACATCTTGGCCAGGATCTCCGAGGCTGGGGGCGCCGCATCGGGCCCGAACACGTACTGCGGCAGGAACAGGGCCCCGGCCAGGCCCAGCTCCCCTGGCACCGGGCTGGAGCCCGGCGTGGGGCTGGACAGCTCAGCCTTCACCTTGGCCGGGGCGGGGCTGCGCGGCGACGGCGTCCGCGACGGGGCCTGGGTCCCAGGCTCTCCGGTGCCCGGGGCACGGGCGGCCTCCGGCTCCTCCACCGCCTCCACCTTGATGCTCCTGGGGGCCGCCGGGGGCTCGCTGCTGCCTCCATTCTGGGGGGCCGCTCTGGCCTCTCCGTTGGTGGCCTCTGCCAGGGCCTTTCTGTCCAGTCCTGGCGATGGGGTGGGCGCCAGACCCAGGTCCGCGGAGGCCAGGGGGCCGTGCAGGGCCGTATGCTGCTGCTGGAAGCTACCCAGACTGTCTGCAGAGAGACCGCAGGGGTGGCACCTCAGGCCTGGGGCAGGACTTGGCGGGTCAGAGCTGAAGGGCGAGCTCCGGGATGGGAGGGGTGGGCGGAAGTGGTTTAGAGCCAAGGCTGAAATGGACCCCCACCTGTCTTGGGCGACAAGCCCGCTCCCTTTCCTCTGCTCAGGGGGCCCAAGGGGCGGGGGCGGCCCCCACAGGGCTGCTCACCTGGGGGCAGCTTGGTTGCTGGGTGTCCGGCCCCTGGCGAGTAGATCTCACCCTTGGAGCCTGGCTGGCAGACCATGTGGTTGGTGACCAGGTGGCTGTAGAGGATGTCCCTTGTGGTGGAGATGAAGCCACAGCTGTGGCAGACACCTGTGGGCCATGACGAGTTGGTCAGGGCCCAGGGCGGAGGGCGGGCCCCACACATCCCCCGGCCCCTGCGGTGCCTACCGCTCAGCGTGTCCGTGTGCACTTTGAGGTGCCGCTCGCAGTTGGCCTTGGTGGTGAAGGCCGACAGGCAGATCAGGCACACGAAGGGCCGCTCTCCTGGAACACAGGGCGCATAAGAGCGGTGCCCGGGCCAGCTTGACCTTGGGACTCCAGGGACGAGGAAGGCAACTGGGCCAAGGGCCGTGATCTGTGCCGGAGGGGGGGACCCTGTGCTGAAGGCTCTTTAAACCCCTCCCCCCCTCGGCCCTTTGTCTCTCGGGACTGCAGTGGGCCCAGCCCTCAGCTGACTACCCAGATAGCCCACAGGCTGGCCTGCCTGCTCTGGGCCCCTGCGGGGGTCTTGGGTGTGCTGGAGACCACACAGGTGAATCGTGGCACTGTGGGTGCTGCATGTGGGTTTTCCTGGGTGGCCTGCAGGACTGGGTGGGGAAGCAGCCGGCATCCTGAGGACCCGCGTCCGGGGTGGGGGCTCACCGCTGTGGGGGCTCACCGCTGTGGCTGCGCATATGGATCTCCAGGGAGCTGGCGCTGGGGCAGCTCTTGCGgcactgggggaaggggcagacGCGTTCGTTGGGGTAGGTCTCCTTGGGCTTCTCGTCCGTAGCAGCTGCGGCCGGGGAGCCAGCGCCTTGGCGGCTGGCACAGTAGTAGAGCAAGTGCGCCTGCAGGTTGCGCTCGCTGCGGTACCAGATGCCACAGTCCTTGCAGGGGAAGACGTCTTCTGTGGGGTGGGAAGCAGGCGGGGGGCCAGGCTGAGGGCGGAGGGAGGGCCTGGCCCTTACGGACCCCACCATCCTCCCCACCCCTGGAGCTGAGGCTTTGACCCCTCCCTGTAACCATAAGCCTCGTGGATGGTCCTGTGACAGCCCCACTCCCTTCCGTAGATCCCAGAAGCCCTGGGACCTGTGGGGCGTGGGGTCTGAGTGAAGCCCCATGGGTCCCCTTCCAGTGGTGAGCCCCATAAGGAGACGCTTTGGCCTCATGGGGGCAGAAGGAAGAAGTGGACACTGCTGGGCGAGGCTAGCATCTATGACATACTGGGGTGACCGTGTGGACCCGGGAGGCCGTGGAAGAGGAAACGTGTACAGATGTGCGTGCAGGTGCGTGGGAGTGCCAGGCTGCAAAGAAGACCCATGTGCACAGTCTGAGCACTCAGTCACACGATGGCTGCTGACTGGAGTTCGGGGATGTGGGGCGTGAGACTAGGAGTGCAGAAGTTAGGAAGCCCCCATGCACCCACACACCTGGGTGGCTCCATGTCAGCGACTGCCTGGCTGCTCAGATTTGCCAAATTCACCACACTGACCCCACATGGGCTGCTTATAACTGTTGAGAGTTTTGGGGGCTTGGACTCTGCTTATAACTGTTGAGAGTTTTGGGGGCTTGGACTCTGCTTATAACTTGAGAGTTTTTGGGGGCTTGGACTCTGCTTATAACTGTTGAGAGTTTTGGGGGCTTGCACTCTGCTTAGGGTGGTTTTGCTAGCGGGGGAGGACTTCTCTGGCATGTTCTCAGtttgtctttatagcagtttAAGGAATGTTCTCTGCCCCAGAGCCCTGCCCCGCCATCT of Rhinopithecus roxellana isolate Shanxi Qingling chromosome 20, ASM756505v1, whole genome shotgun sequence contains these proteins:
- the ZFPM1 gene encoding zinc finger protein ZFPM1, whose product is MSRRKQSNPRQIKRSLGDMEAGEEVQLVGTSHTEQKATAPEAPSPPSTDVSSPPPPLTPTSLGGPKELEGQEPEPRPTEEEPGSPWSGPDELEPVVQDGQRRVRARLSLAMGLSWGPFHGSVQTGASSPGQVEPSPALTLLLVDEACWLRTLPQALTEAEANTEIHRKDDALWCRVTKPVPAGGLLSVLLTAEPRSTPSHPVKKEPAEPTCLAPAHDLQLLPQQAGMASILATAVINKDVFPCKDCGIWYRSERNLQAHLLYYCASRQGAGSPAAAATDEKPKETYPNERVCPFPQCRKSCPSASSLEIHMRSHSGERPFVCLICLSAFTTKANCERHLKVHTDTLSGVCHSCGFISTTRDILYSHLVTNHMVCQPGSKGEIYSPGAGHPATKLPPDSLGSFQQQHTALHGPLASADLGLAPTPSPGLDRKALAEATNGEARAAPQNGGSSEPPAAPRSIKVEAVEEPEAARAPGTGEPGTQAPSRTPSPRSPAPAKVKAELSSPTPGSSPVPGELGLAGALFLPQYVFGPDAAPPASEILAKMSELVHSRLQQGAGAGAGGAQTGLFAGAPKGATCFECEITFSNVNNYYVHKRLYCSGRRAPEDAPAARRPKAPPGPARAPPGPPAEPEAPRSSPGPGVREDGAGGAATPEDGAGGRGSEGSQSPGSSVDDAEDDPSRTLCEACNIRFSRHETYSVHKRYYCASRHDPPPRRPAAPPGTPGPAAPPVPAPVAPVRTRRRRKLYELHAAGAPPPPPPGHAPAPESPRPGSGSGPGTAPARSPGPAADGPIDLSKKPRRPPPGASAPALADYHECTACRVSFHSLEAYLAHKKYSCPAAPPPGALGLPAAACPYCPPNGPVRGDLLEHFRLAHGLLLGAPLAGPGVEARTPADRGPSPAPAPAASPQPEPRGPREGLGPELQEPPPGPPPSPAAAPEAVRPPPAPPSYSDKGVQTPSKGTPAPLPNGNHRYCRLCNIKFSSLSTFIAHKKYYCSSHAAEHVK